GAGGACAAGCCGTTGCGCGTGGTTTTGCTCGGTACGGATTTTCAGGTGCGCGTCTGGGAAAGCCTGCTGAAAATCCCGATGGGCCGCGCCGTCACCTATTCGCACATCGCCTGCGATATCGGCCAGCCCACCGCATCCCGAGCCGTAGGTGCCGCGGTTGGGGCAAACCCGGTCTCGTTCGTTGTTCCGTGCCACCGCGCCGTCGGCAAAAGCGGTGCGTTGACTGGATATCACTGGGGCCTGACCCGCAAGCGGGCGATGCTGGGATGGGAAACGGGGAAGGCTTGATTGGGTCTTAATTGTCTTTGCCGATCTCCTTGGGATCGGCTATTCTTGGCCCATGAAAAGCACGATTGAACTTCCCGACGATATTAAACACCGGCTGGATATCTTGGCTGAGCGCTCGAATTCGACACCAAGCCGCATCATAGAAGATGCGCTTTCACATGGACGTTCTCTGGCCTGGCAAGAGAAATGGACGAGCGGCGTGAGGGCAGGATTGGCAGAGGCCGATGCAGGGGAGTTTGTTACTGAAGAAGAGATCAACGTCGTTCTGAATAAATATGCCAAGGTCTGAAACGCGTGCGGTTGATTTGGACGCGCCGTTATCTCCGGGAACTTGATGCCATAGGCGACTATATTGCCGAACGTAATCCGCGCGCGGCAGCAAA
The DNA window shown above is from Agrobacterium tumefaciens and carries:
- a CDS encoding CopG family ribbon-helix-helix protein, translating into MKSTIELPDDIKHRLDILAERSNSTPSRIIEDALSHGRSLAWQEKWTSGVRAGLAEADAGEFVTEEEINVVLNKYAKV